One Nitrospira sp. MA-1 genomic window, GTAAAAAAAGCTGGAAAGGCGGCAGCGAATTCTTGGGTGGAAATTACCATTCATGAAGGACGTAAACACCAAGTCAAACGCATGTTTGAACAAATTGGCCATCCAGTAATCCGGTTAAAACGTGTTCAGTTTGGACCTTTGAACCTTGGAACCCTTCCTCCAGGTCAAACGCGATACTTGACAGATAAGGAAGCGAATGACCTTCGGCATTTACTCATCGCACCTGAATCGCCACGTCTGGCTATCCACCAGCCGGCAAAGAGGGCCGAAAAAATCCCAACATCAAGACCTGCAGGACAGTTACGGCCCCGTTCACCAAACCCGAATTCCATGAGAAGTAAGAGCACCCCAGCGCCTGCGGGAACGACAGGGAAAACTCGACCATGGCTGCCCACTCGTCAGCCTATTAAGCATTCAGAAAAATTCCCTACATCCAGACCTACGGCTCCTTCGCGGCCCCGTTCACCAAACCCGAATTCCATGAGAAGTAGGAGCACCCCAGCGCCTGCGGGAACGACCGACCAAGCAGGGCTGTACCGATCCAAGGATCAGACGATCAAAAGAACGGAAAAGCTCCCTAAATCTGGGCCAGCTGGTCAGTTTTGGCCGCGCCAGGGAAACTCCAAACCCATCAGGCGCAAGAAGACGATCTCGACTCCTGACACCACAAGCAAAGCACGGCCCCGCCGACCAGGCGTCACATCACCAAGCCGATTCAAATTTAAAACTTGAACTTCCATATTCTTGGTTTCATGTTCTCCCATCAAAAGCTGACAGGTATTGGAAAGGATCCTACAGTTGAAACGATCACATCATTGCGGTGAACTCTCCTTGGATCACGTTGGCCAAACCGTGACTCTGGCAGGCTGGGTGGCTAGCCGTCGCGACCATGGCGGAGTGAGGTTTATTGACCTTCGCGACCGCTACGGACTCACACAAATCGTGTTTGATTCAGAAAAGGAGCCCACGGTACATCAACTAGCCGATCATCTTCGCAATGAGTACGTCATCACCGTCACAGGTGAGGTGACGCTGCGACCTGAGGGATCAGCCAACCCCCACATCCCGACCGGTGCCATAGAAATACGAACAACAGCACTCATCATTCTCAATGAAGCCAAACCCCTCCCCTTTGCACTTGACGATACCATCACCACCTCAGAGACCCTTCGTTTAAAGCACCGGTACCTGGACCTTCGACGGCCAAAGATGCAAGAACTTCTTCAACTCCGCAGTCAGGTGTCACATCTCGTGCGACAATTCCTTCACGCCAATCAATTCATAGAAGTGGAAACACCCATTTTAACGAAAAGCACACCGGAAGGCGCACGGGATTATCTCGTACCGAGTCGAGTCAACCCAGGTGATTTTTTTGCACTTCCCCAATCGCCGCAACTCTTTAAGCAGATTCTTATGATTGGGGGAACTGATCGTTATTATCAACTGGCCCGATGCTTCCGCGATGAAGACCTCAGGCTGGATCGACAACCAGAATTTACGCAAATCGATGTCGAAATGTCGTTCGTGGATCAGGAAGATATCATGAACCTGATCGAACATATGGTCAGACTTGTCTTTAAAGAGACCAAGAGCATTGATTTCCCCACCCCGCTGCCTCGGCTGTCCTTTGAAGAGGCCATGGGACGCTATGGAACGGACAAACCGGATCTCCGCTTTGATCTTCAGCTCCAAGACCTGAGTCAATTTTCCACAACCTGCGATTTTAAAGTCTTTCGGAGTGCAGTGGAAAACGGGGGGATCGTTAAAGCCCTTATCGTTCCTGGGGGAAACGCCTTCACCCGAAACCGGATAGACAATCTGATTGATACGGCGAAAGAATTCGGGGCCAAGGGGCTAGCCTGGGTCAAAATTAATGATGAGGGCAATCTGGATTCCTCCATCGCCAAATTTTTCAAGACTCATGCCCTACGTGAAGCGCTCCCCTCGGCCAAATCCGAGGACCTGCTCATATTTGTCGCAGATCAAGCGCCCATCGTCCATCAAGTCTTAGGACGCCTTCGCCTACTGCTGGGAGAGGAGCTTCAATTGATTGACCGAAACCGGTGGGAACCCTTGTGGGTCATGGATTTTCCCATGTTTGAATATGACGATGCCGCCAAACGGTATGTCGCGCTGCACCATCCGTTTACGGCTCCTCACCCAAATGATATCCCGCTTCTGGAAACCGATCCCCTCAAGATTCGAACTCAAGCCTATGACCTGGTGTTGAATGGCTTTGAGTTAGGGGGAGGGAGTATTCGAATTCATGCGCCACAAGTTCAGTCAAAAGTCTTTGACTTACTCAACATCTCCAAAACGGAGGCTCGTGAAAAATTTGGATTTCTCTTAGATGCCTTGGAATCAGGGGCCCCGCCTCATGGAGGCATCGCGCTGGGACTTGATCGGTTGGTGATGTTACTCGGCAAGACGGAATCGATTCGAGAAGTGATCCCGTTTCCTAAAACACAGAAGGCTCAATGCCTGATGACCGAAGCCCCCTCCCCCGTCACACTAGAACAACTACAGGAGCTCTCTATTCGCACGACGGCTAAAAAGCCTGACAACCCCGTTTAAGCGTTCAGTACATCCAGAACAATGGAATGCAATCCCGTTGCCCCAGCTGGCTGTGGTCTCGTGATTTCCGAGGTTTGGATCTTTCCCTTGGTATCGATAGCCCTGATAGACACCATGTGCTTGCCAGGTTTTGGCGGACTCCAATCATAATTCCAGATCACCCAGGTTAACGGAGACAGGGGTGGTTCGATTTCCGCAGACACCCATGTTTTCTCCTGATCAAAACTCAGTTGAACTTCACTGATGCTCTCCGGTCCCCCGTAGGCAATCCCGCGCAAGCGTTGTCGAAGGCCTTGTAACGACTGATAATGACCAGGGCTATCAATGCGGGAAAAAATATGAATAGTCCCATCATCCGTCCAACCTTTTTGCTGCCAGTAGCCCAGGTAGTCTCCGTTATAGACTTCGATTTCCGTAATCCACTTCACATTTTTTATCCCGTAGAGACCTGGAACAATCAGGCGAACAGGAAAGCCGTGATCCTTGGGAAGCTTTTCCCCATTCATCAGATAGGCCAACATGACATCATCTTCCATCGCCCTGGAAAATGGAATGCTGTCGGAATACCCGTCAGCCGCTCTAAAAATCACATCCCTGGCAATGTCTTCATCAGCTCCGATGTTTTGCAAAAGTTTTTTGAGGGAAATTCCTCGCCACATGGCGGTCCCCAAGCTACTCCCGCCTGGAAGCGTATCAATGCACATCAGGGTCACAGCCTGATCAAAGGATTCCCAGTTGAGCAAATCACGCCACTTCATAACCACAGGGCGTTCCACGGCGCCTTTGACCACCATTTTCCATTGCTCCACATCCAGGTCCCGCGTAAAGTTGTAGGAAGCATCCATGAAATTCACGGTATAAAATTTATCGTTCGAGGTAAAATATGTGGTCTCTCGTGGAGGGACCGCAAACATCGACCCCATATCGCATCCAGGAAGGCCGAAGCCAATGGAAGCCAGTCCCCCAAGCTTGAAGAGAGCCCGACGAGACAGAGGAAAAGAAAAAGGAGAATGGTTTGAAAATGGCATAGACATTACCCTATTATCTAACACTCTTGCAGCTTCGGACAAGGTCTCCCGTTCATTGGTTCACACAAATTCAGAAGTATAGAAGGAGAAATCGCATGCGGATATTCATAACCGGAGGCGCCGGATTCCTAGGAAGTCATTTATGTGAAACGCTTATCCTTCAAGGACATTCAGTCATTTGCCTGGACAATCTCCTTACCGGACGCACAGAGAATATCAGTGCCCTCATGGGCCATCCGGAGTTCTCATTTATTCACTACAATGTCTGCGATTACCTTCATGTCGACGGACCAGTCGATGCCGTCATGCATTTTGCCTCACCGGCAAGCCCACAGGACTATCTGGAATTTCCCATCGCCACCATGAAAGTCGGTGCATTAGGCACGCACAAAGCCTTGGGCTTAGCCAAAGCGAAACAGGCGCGATTTCTTCTAGCCAGTACCTCTGAAGTGTATGGGGATCCACTGGTCAACCCACAGCCTGAAACCTATTGGGGCAATGTCAATCCCATTAGTCCCCGTGGGGTGTATGACGAAGCCAAACGATTTGCCGAAGCCTTAACCACCGCCTATCATCGGTTCCATGGCCTCGATACTCGAATTGTCAGAATTTTCAATACCTATGGTCCACGGATGCGCCCAAAGGATGGGCGGGTGGTGTCCAATTTTATCGTTCAAGCATTACAAGGCCATCCGTTAACCGTGTATGGCGATGGGTCTCAGACCCGTAGCTTTTGTTACGTTGATGATCTGGTCGCAGGAATTGTTGCCCTTCTCCAGGCCCCGGCGGACGAACTTCGAAAGAATCAAGAATTTCAGGATTCGGTACGGTTCGGATTAACTCAAGCTAACCTTGGATCTATCCATGACCCAGTTAACATAGGCAATCCACATGAGCTCACGGTTATGGATATTGCCGAGACAGTGATCAAACTCACCAACTCATCGAGCACGATTACGCAACACCCCCTCCCCATCGACGACCCCAAAGTGCGCCGGCCCAATATCGAGAAGGCCAAAACCCTGCTTAAGTGGGAACCTCGGATTACTTTAGAACAAGGCCTCGACAAAGCCATCGACTATTTCCGCTCTCATTTCGACCTCGCAAAGTGAATCAAGGATTAGAGGTTGATCGATTCCGGGAAATCTGTACCCCATTATGGGCTCGATAAGCCCGCGTTCCGCCAATGCTCCGACTGCAACTGATCTGGGCCAGTGGACAGAGACACCTTGCCACCATAGAATAAAAACATGCAGAACATTCGTCATGACCACATACTTGAAGGCATTTTAGTCACCCTTCGCGGTTCCCTTGCGGCTTGCCCGGAAGTAGCCGGATCAGAGGTCATGACCTCAACACTTATCGCAAACTTTCTGCATTCCTATGCACCAGACAAAATCCTGACTCATCTCGGTGGTTATGGAATCGCAGCGGTTTATGAGGGACAACATCCTGGGCCAACGGTGATGATTCGATGTGAACTGGATGGCCTTCCTGTAGAAGAAGCAGACAAAAACCAATGGCTCGTTCCTGGAGCGAACATCGCCCACCGATGCGGTCATGACGGACATATGGCCATCGTGGCGGGCCTGGCACCCCTGCTTCATCGCACGCCACCAAGCTGTGGCCGAGTGGTGCTATTATTCCAGCCCGCAGAGGAAACAGGGGCAGGCGCACGGGCGATTATCGATGATCCGAATTTTGAGAAGGTCCGGCCGGACTACGCCATAACTATGCATAATCTACCAGGCTTTCCCAGCGGGCATGTCGTGTATCGAAGGGGGACATTCGCCAGTGCATCTGTCGGAATGAGAGTTCGTCTCCTTGGTCAAGCGTCCCACGCGGCCGAGCCTGAACAAGCTCGGTCACCTGCAAATGCGGTCGGACAGCTACTCGCTGAACTCCCCCGATTGAGCAGAATCACGGACAATCCCTATCGTATGCTCACGTTGACTCATGCCCAGCTGGGGCTCATGTCGTTTGGGCTTACACCGGGAGAGGCGACCGTGTGTGCCACGCTGCGTGCAGCTTCTGCGGCGAGCCTTCAAACCTTGCAACGCGAAGCTGAACAGTGTGTTCGCGATTGTGCCGCAGCGGAACTGCTCTTTGCGGAAGTCGAGTGGGTGCAGGATTTTCCAGCGACCGTCAACGATGATGCCTTGGTTGATACCTTGGAGCGCGTGTGTCTGGATGCAGGAATTGTGGCCATTGAAATTCCCAAACCGTTCCGCTGGTCGGAGGACTTTGGGCATTTTGCCGAGATTTGCCCTATCCTGCATTTCGGACTCGGCATTGGTGAGCATGCACCGGGCCTCCATCAGCCGGATTATGAGTTCTGCGACGAGACGATCCTGATTGCCGTGAGTGGTTTTTATGAAATGGTCAAATCGCTTTTAATCGGATATGGAAATCGAGGAGAGAATGCCGCGACGGGTACCTGATCAGGTTCGAGAAGATCGCCAAACCTACTTCTACTAAGACAGTAATTCCAGAGACAACTCTAATCAACACCAGAAACCGGTGGAGGGATCTACGAACCGTTCAAGGATTCGGCCGGAACCATCGTCAAAATAGACAGGAATAGGCCTGACGGGTTGCTTGATTTCGGGCGAGTACGACACAACAGCAAAAGGGAGAAGGCTGCACGACCATTTCCATTAGCCTTCTTAATATATCTTGCTTAATTGGACAGTACTTTAAGAGAAGGGCGACAAGACAATCCTCATCGAATTTTCAGGGACTTTGGAGGTGTTGGAGGAGTTGGTGGAGTTGGAAGCGTGGTGTCGCCAATACTTGTCGAAGAGCGAGAAGGTTGAATGTCAAAATTTCGAGGTAATGGTAATGCCGAAGACGAGGCCGAATTTTTCAATGTTTGAGCAAGACAAATTTGTAGTTGCGCGATGGCTTGTATGGTAAGGGTGGTAGAATCGTTCGCATAATCCGTGGCCAGCTTTCGGCAAATGACCCCTTCCACAGCTTCCTTGACTTCGAACACATCGGCC contains:
- the aspS gene encoding aspartate--tRNA ligase, yielding MKRSHHCGELSLDHVGQTVTLAGWVASRRDHGGVRFIDLRDRYGLTQIVFDSEKEPTVHQLADHLRNEYVITVTGEVTLRPEGSANPHIPTGAIEIRTTALIILNEAKPLPFALDDTITTSETLRLKHRYLDLRRPKMQELLQLRSQVSHLVRQFLHANQFIEVETPILTKSTPEGARDYLVPSRVNPGDFFALPQSPQLFKQILMIGGTDRYYQLARCFRDEDLRLDRQPEFTQIDVEMSFVDQEDIMNLIEHMVRLVFKETKSIDFPTPLPRLSFEEAMGRYGTDKPDLRFDLQLQDLSQFSTTCDFKVFRSAVENGGIVKALIVPGGNAFTRNRIDNLIDTAKEFGAKGLAWVKINDEGNLDSSIAKFFKTHALREALPSAKSEDLLIFVADQAPIVHQVLGRLRLLLGEELQLIDRNRWEPLWVMDFPMFEYDDAAKRYVALHHPFTAPHPNDIPLLETDPLKIRTQAYDLVLNGFELGGGSIRIHAPQVQSKVFDLLNISKTEAREKFGFLLDALESGAPPHGGIALGLDRLVMLLGKTESIREVIPFPKTQKAQCLMTEAPSPVTLEQLQELSIRTTAKKPDNPV
- a CDS encoding molybdopterin-dependent oxidoreductase, which produces MPFSNHSPFSFPLSRRALFKLGGLASIGFGLPGCDMGSMFAVPPRETTYFTSNDKFYTVNFMDASYNFTRDLDVEQWKMVVKGAVERPVVMKWRDLLNWESFDQAVTLMCIDTLPGGSSLGTAMWRGISLKKLLQNIGADEDIARDVIFRAADGYSDSIPFSRAMEDDVMLAYLMNGEKLPKDHGFPVRLIVPGLYGIKNVKWITEIEVYNGDYLGYWQQKGWTDDGTIHIFSRIDSPGHYQSLQGLRQRLRGIAYGGPESISEVQLSFDQEKTWVSAEIEPPLSPLTWVIWNYDWSPPKPGKHMVSIRAIDTKGKIQTSEITRPQPAGATGLHSIVLDVLNA
- a CDS encoding SDR family oxidoreductase — translated: MRIFITGGAGFLGSHLCETLILQGHSVICLDNLLTGRTENISALMGHPEFSFIHYNVCDYLHVDGPVDAVMHFASPASPQDYLEFPIATMKVGALGTHKALGLAKAKQARFLLASTSEVYGDPLVNPQPETYWGNVNPISPRGVYDEAKRFAEALTTAYHRFHGLDTRIVRIFNTYGPRMRPKDGRVVSNFIVQALQGHPLTVYGDGSQTRSFCYVDDLVAGIVALLQAPADELRKNQEFQDSVRFGLTQANLGSIHDPVNIGNPHELTVMDIAETVIKLTNSSSTITQHPLPIDDPKVRRPNIEKAKTLLKWEPRITLEQGLDKAIDYFRSHFDLAK
- a CDS encoding amidohydrolase, with the translated sequence MQNIRHDHILEGILVTLRGSLAACPEVAGSEVMTSTLIANFLHSYAPDKILTHLGGYGIAAVYEGQHPGPTVMIRCELDGLPVEEADKNQWLVPGANIAHRCGHDGHMAIVAGLAPLLHRTPPSCGRVVLLFQPAEETGAGARAIIDDPNFEKVRPDYAITMHNLPGFPSGHVVYRRGTFASASVGMRVRLLGQASHAAEPEQARSPANAVGQLLAELPRLSRITDNPYRMLTLTHAQLGLMSFGLTPGEATVCATLRAASAASLQTLQREAEQCVRDCAAAELLFAEVEWVQDFPATVNDDALVDTLERVCLDAGIVAIEIPKPFRWSEDFGHFAEICPILHFGLGIGEHAPGLHQPDYEFCDETILIAVSGFYEMVKSLLIGYGNRGENAATGT